TTTAGTTTACCTTCAATTCTACACTAGACATTCATATACAAAATCATTGTGCAGGATCGAAGCCCTCTAATATAGCTATCAAAGGGAGGTGAATGATCCGGAAAACTTTTTCACGCTAAAACAGATTCTGGATCGTCCACTAAAACGTGTGTTGCTCTTAGACCGTAACTCCTAAATTCATGAAACTTTGCCAAAAAACAGTCTATGAAATTATGAAGCTAACCCAACATCTCGCACGCCATCCTTGACCACTAGGACCTTAGATCCCCCCACGAATTGGTTATTCCTAAACGAGATTGATTAATCAATCTTTCCAAATCTAATCCTTAAAAAATCTGTTGGGCAGCGGATTCCCTAAACTTATTTCCGAAATCTAGTTCCTCATGAATCTAGTTCCAGTCCGTTGCCTCAACCAACACCTGCATATAAACAAACACACGCAACCGCGTACGAGGACAAGTGTTATGACTCAAGATCAGTCCATGTAACACCACTCCCATGAGTGTGTTACAGACATCGCAAAAACACTACACTATACCACGAGTGTATCCAATTAACAAGCTTTCACAACGTTCAATACACGCTACCATGAGCATCTCAATAAACACATTATCACACATGCACATCACCCTATGCCATTATGATAAACACTTTGCAATGCCAATTTCAATATAAATTAATTTTTCATCACACATGATCTCACATTGTTTAGTGAGCAAGATTAGTACATTAAGTAAACGATAATCCAGTTACAGGCTACGGGGAAATACTCTAAGAATAAATGCTACAACACACCCCCTCTGTACTTGCAGTCTAACATTTGGTGTCGCTAGCCAGCACCAACACCAACAATGTGTCTTTTTAATCTTCTGCGGATGGCCTTTCTTATTTAGGATTACTCGATAGGTTCGACCTTATGGAGTGTCTTTATTTTCACGCATGATAGGTTATTGGTAGTTTGAGCTACATTTAATATTTTGGGACTAGTTTCTCTTCTTTTAAAGTGGATGAAGCCGAATACCATTGTCTAAAAATATATGTCAGATAGTCCAGCAAGACCTTGCATCATGTTGGATCATCTGGTATTCATATTGCTAGCGAGTGATGCTTCAATAGCTAGTTTCTGTTGGTCCGGTAATTAGGGATAGACTCGGACCGGATACGCATAGAATTGAATTCGGATAGTATTTATCACATTTTAATTCGAATACGAATACAAATATTATCgaatacaaatacaaaataaatagtTCCAATTCGGATTTACATTCGGTTATTTACTCTACTTATAACATAGTCTCGAGTACCAATTTGCTTTGTCAATGCTTTTATAATTGATCAAAAATCATGTTACAATTAGTGAGTAAATTACGAGCTTAGTACATAATAGATATCTTATTAAAAATagcatatttattaataaataattaaatacatagaaataaatataaaaataagtaattacataaatatataaatatcacttaataataaaaataagtacattaatacattaataaataatattaaaattaattaaattttctcattatatatcactagtaatattaggttAACCTAACTAGTCGTTTGTCATATAgatattttttaatagtttaaatggtgtaaataattattttattagcaatattaaaattaacatcatttgtaattagtatttagtaatataaataagttttagatggCTTCATTGGGTACTTTATTCTTCGCGGATACGTATAACATCGGACACTTCACATTTTTGTCGAAAATGAACTTGGAACTGGATAAATAAAAACGCTAAAAATTGGATCCGAATACATCCATATTAAAAACGAATACGAATACGGATATCCATATTGCAAATATCGATAATAGGATTTCAAGACATCCATGTACATCTCTACCGTTAATTATAAACCTTTACTTATGCACAGTATGCAGTGGTAGAGGCAATGGCTAGTTCTAGGTTCATGCCTACATTTACTCCTAGGCCCACCCTTTAAGGTGTTTGAATTTAAGCTCAATAGACATAAGAAACTACTATGCTATTAAAGTTCTAAAGTGATGATCTAAAACAACCAACACAATATTAAAGATTGATTTGTGCTACTAGTTTAGGTATGTAAAGAGTGATTATTATGTGTTGCTGCTTAGAAGGGGATTAAGAAGTCATTCTATCATGTCATGTTGTGTTGCCGGTGCCTTGGGCCTTATTGGTTTGCCGGCACCTTTCAAGCTCGCCAATACTTTGGCTTCTGTGGGGAGCGGTGGCTAGAAACTTGTATCGAACTTGGAAACTCTGGCCTTCGTAGCTAAATCTCTACCTTAGTGGACGAAGCAAGGTTGCAAGAAAGCCCTAGATACATTTAGAAAAAATGATGGTATAGATTTATCTTGCAAATCTTGTTGGAGTATCCAGTTCACTTCATCTCTCGCTCTTTGAAGGACGCGCCAGTTCATTGCAGATATGAAAAAGGTTGGTCAAGCTAAATATGGTCATTCAACCTTAGATTGGTGGTGTGCAGCTCAAATAGCTTGTATAGTCAGCGCATCATAATCATGCGGTGATGGTAATTGTTTTTATCACCTAAGTTGAAAACAAATTGCGACTAAATTTGACTGTCGAAGCAGCTGGCAGCACTACAGGGTAAAACGGACTAGCAGGATGCAGTGTCAGTTAGCATAAGCCAAAGCCCGTCCGGCAGTTGTGGCGGAGACACCTCcgcctcccaagtcccaaccacCCGCGGTCCCGCGCCAAGAGGCCATCCCCCACGCATGGCGACGGCGTCGCGGCTGCTCGCGCCAGCGCCTCCTCCGGCCGCCCCGCCACGCTGCGTCCGGAGCAACCGCGTCGCCGTCcctcgcctccggtgccgagcctccgccgccgcctcgcccgccgctggcgccgcgcTGCTGGAGCGCGACGGCGCCCCGGTGGCCGTGCGGGAGTTCGTCACGCTCGACGAGCTCCACGCCGCCGTGCGCCTCCGCATCCGCACTTTCTACGAGTATGCCGTCGAATCGGTCGGAGCCGAGGTGACTGGTCCCTTCTCATCCCTTTCCATTGCTATCTGATTGGACAACCAGACTGTTTCTTAGTTTTAGTTGTTAGTTGGGAAGGATCAGGAAACCGGACGATTCGATAGATTTAGCTAAATTTGGAGCCGCGATTTACCGGATGAATCAATATGTGTGATGTGGTGTTAGTTTGGAAAGATTTGGTAATATATTATTGTGGTTGTTGTGAATTAGTATGTGGTTCTTAAGTTTGGTTTTGCAACTGCTTCTCATGAAGTATCGGAAAAGAAATTAGACAATTGGATTTCCAGTAATGAGTAGCATTGAGTAAATAGCACATAGCTTAGTTCACTTACTGCGATTCATGCGAATTTTCTTGTGGATCACagtgttgtttcttttttttttgcgggtagaTCACAATGACATAAATGTATATCAGTATATGTATTATTGGGCTTAACTAACATTATTTTGAAATAGAAAGTTGAGGAAATACAGCATGTTTCTCACTAGTGGAATATTATTTCCCACTAGTCGtttaggggaaaaaaaggaacttGCCTTGTTGAGAACAAATGCCATATTATGCAACCCATGAATCATGACAATTTTTTAAATACTTTGTTAGTGCTTACTAGTTCTTTATTCGCTTTCGATGCatttgttgttttccttctttttttttgaacattatgttttccttcttttctgtGATACAGTATTGCACTATTGTATTGATCCATGATGACTTAAATTTTACTCGTTGTTGTTAAGTTCTGCTAGGATCAAAGAAAGGCCCTTGCAGACAGGGAGTTTGAAGCGTTGCAGGATAGAATTTCTGGGAAAATGATCAATTTTCGAAGAGTTTCTTGTATAAATGGGACTTTACCACTGTCCCCATCCTTAATGACAGCTGAGGAACTTTGTTCTATGTGCAAGGTATAGATTGTATTTCCTTAGTTGTTCATTTCTTTCAGCTATGTTTTTTTCCATTTCACCCCACTGTCTCATGTAAATTTGGTACAGTTTTTTTATACTTCTATGATAATCTTTTATACATTCTGCTTACACTGAAATCATGATAACAAAATAGTGTGTATACAATTCTTGGGCAATAGATTTCCAATGTAATTCAATTGTATGACCGCTTAATTTGGGTGGAAAATAACATCACAAACTGAAATGCCAATTTTTTCAGCAAAGGTTCATTACTTGTTATTTGTTCACTTAGAGCAAAATTTACCATCATGTTGCTATTTTTAACCTCTCACCTCTCTTTCCTCACATTCTGAGCACTTTTCTGTTATCAACtaaattatttttaatatcATTACTTTGTGGATGCTCTTCTAAGTCCACAATTGATGTCTGTACCTGCAGTTTGTGGAGGATGGAGAAGAGAGAGTAGTAGTTGGTAGTTTGGACCTTAATCAGTGTCTTTGGCTACCAGATGAATTAACTGGAATGAGGCCTGGGGTAAGTTtgcttcttatttttttttcaattctaTAGCAGAATATTTGTGGATAACATGTATTTTTTGATAGCTGTGACTGACGTTGTAGGACTTGCTTTCATCGTCTCTTGGTTATTGCAGGTGATAGAGAAAAAACGCAGTAGACCTAACTATTTTTTCGGTCGTACTTGCTTTTAATCGGCCTTCACTTTTTCTTTATAATATGATGACTTGCATAAAACATGAGTAGCTATTTGTAGTGTCTTGTCATCTGCCTAGATAAAAAATTTCCCAAGCACAACTATTTGGCAAGATGCTCAAAGTTGGTTCACTTGCTTCATTGAGGAACTAAATTATTGGTCATGATTGATTGTTAATAGGTAAACGAGGACAGCCAGACAAGAGCATATCTAAGTAATGTTTGTGTTGCCAAGGAGCTTCAAAAGAAGGGTTTAGGTTATGCATTGGTCGACAAGTCCAAGAAACTAGCTCGTGAATGGGGTCAGTTTATTACATTTAGTGTAGTTGGTCCATTTACTGTTGTCTTCTTTCttcttagggggcgtttggatccCTGAGCTAAAGtctagtccatgtcacatcaaattttcggaggctaattaggagaactaaacatgagttaattataaaactaattacacatatggaggctaatttgcgagacgaatctattaagtctaattaatccatgattagcacatgtttactgtagcatcacattgtcaaatcatggaccaattaggcttaatagattcgtctcatgaattagccccCATCtgtggttttgtaattagtctatgtttaatactcctagttattatctaaacatttgatgtgacaggaactttagaagggactaaagaaccaaacacccccttacttgGTGGCCCTTAAAGACTTTACAATGATGTTGCCCTTTATCTTTAAGACTTTTGTCCTTGGTTTGCTGATTCCAACATGCTTGTAACAATTCTTGTGATTGCATAAACATTGACAGGCATAACAGATCTGTATGTCCATGTTGCCATAAACAATATAGCAGGGCAAAAGCTGTACAAAAAGAGTGGATTTGTTTATGAAGGCGAAGAACCTGCATGGAAGGCTAGGTTTCTGGGGCGGCCTCGAAGGCTGCTGCTTTGGCTTGATATGAACAAAGAGCCTTTGTGATCTTGCAATGTAAAATACATACTTGTAATTATGTCCTTGTAATAGTTTATTTTTACCATCCAATCCCAATGCTCTAAATGATTGTAGATCATCTCTCTTCTTTGACTAATTTCTTGTTCATAGCTTGTATATTGAATTCAACTCGAAAGAAATGACAAGGTTCGATGATTTTCATATTTGTCCAATTGTCTAAACAAGGTGAGGTTCTGTCGTTGTGTCAGCAATAGGCAACTCGCATGTGCAAATAGGAACAAATTTCCAACTTTCAAGAAGAGAGCTCTATGAACAATAAGCCACTCGCGTGCAAATAGAAACAAAATTGGCAATAAGAGAGCGATTATGTTACTACTCGATTTAAGTTGTTTTCTTTAGATTTGTCTTTGGATGTGTTGGAGCTTAAGTTGTTTTCTTTAGATAATGGAAGATAAAATTTCGACTTCAGACATCTTTTGAGAATACATCAGACCACAAATAATACAGAGAGACACGTGTTCCAACTAAACACGTGGCCAAGACATCAGAAGATCTGGTGTAGCAAAGAACACGTAGCCAAGACATCAGAAGATCTAATGTAGCAAAGAAACGtaacaaaagaaataaagaaaaagatgaAACTCAAAATCTTCAACAAGCTACTCCAGTAATCTCCCTTAGCGGCATGTTTCGTATAGTCGCCTCCAAATGAACTTCTCCATGTGAAAGCATAACCAAAGCATGAGCCTATAGTCGCCTCCAAATGAACTTCTCCATGTGAAAGCAGAACCAAAGCATGAGCCAAATCTAACAACAGGGAGGAGAAATAACTTCATGTGCTGATTGACGCTCCGACCACCAAACCAAGAACGCAGCAAAACCATCCACACTTCCACAGTGGGGATAAGTAAGATACTAATAGATGTTGAAGAATCCAATTTGGGTAACCACAATACCTCATATGAAGTGTACCACCACTCAAACAACCTCCAAAACGACGCCTCCACCAAGGAAATGATGATAGTCGCCATCGCTGCTGCCCACCGGGACAAAGTTTTCACCGGGAGATCTAGTGATGGGGTGGATTCGGAACACATAGatggcgcctccaagaaggAAAATGACGCCCATAGGCATCATCGCCATGGCTTTCACCAGTGCACCCTAGCCCACCACAACACAGCCCCAAGGGTCAACGAGACACGTCCCATActgcaccatcaacaaccacacGAGATCGAAGCACCTGAGACCCAACGTCAACGAATTGTGTCCCACACCACACTCGCGGCACGACGAGTTCCTGAGCCCCTTAGTTGCAAGCACGACATTTGTGACCGTAGTCACCGACCATCCTCTCCGGAAATAGGTTCCTCAAACCGGTCCCCAAAGCTGGAGGGCGCCGGATCTAGGTAAGATGGATCTGGATGCTACCAGCCCGGAGGCGAAGGCCGTCGCCGCGAGATGCCGCAACCCTGATAGGAGAGGATGGGGGTGGGAACCAGCGGCATGGTCGTGAATCGCCCTAGCACCACCTCCCAGCCACTAGGCGCTGGATCTGACCCCCGTGAGAGGTAGATCAGGCTAGGGGTATGATGAATTTGGCACCAAGCAGCAAAATCTAGCCAGTCGGCCGCCAGATACCGAGGCCGCGAAAAATCTCCAACGTGAGGAAAGATGACCTCGCCGTTGCCTTCTTTGCAGCAGAACGGGCTTCAGCTGGCCTGCTCGAGCGATGGCGAGGGAGAGGTGGTGGCGCTAGGATCTCCTGTCCGCCCGAGTTGCCCAGGAGGAGCGGCGCGGGCGCCCGAGAGGTTATTTTCACTTCCCTTAAGTTGTTGAACCTAGTGTCTCGGGAAAAGTCAAAGAGATAACAAAACAAGATTCAAAACCTGTGGCTGAAAAGTAAATCTCTCATGTATGTACCATCCTGATAACATCAATAGTTCACTACACATCCTTTCACATTTTAGTGAAGTTTATATTTGATTTTGGAGCTGGTGTTGGGTCTCAAACTCTTGCGAGGTCAAGGCACAATCGGTTTTGAACAAACAAAGTACTTAGCCTCGGTCAATTTCTCTCTGGTGGCTGCCTCTCAACTCGAATAATGAATGTCCCTTTACAATGGGGCAGGGTTCCCCTTTTTATAGTGCTTAGAAGGTATTTTTACATTATATCTTTACCCTTGCACAAAAACTACATCCTCGGTATATGCTTTACATAAAGATCATTTGGGAGTCACGTTTTTCATGCCACCTAACAGCGCTGTGATTTGCGCTCTCACGTGGCTTTGTCAATCATGCTCCCCATGTTGTTCACGTCATCAACTCTCCATGACCTTATGCTAGAGACTTGCTTAGCTTCGGATTTCTCGACCGACTTGGCCTCGTCCCCGGAGCCTCCCCGGACTTCGGTCGCGTTCGCCTTCCCATCCTGCACAAAATGGCCAAACAGCTCGGTACCCCCGTATTGGAGTATCTGAGACATGGTTATTTGGTTAGCAAACAAACCGAACACCTCCTTGGCTTTGGGCCCGACTTCGGGTGCTAGAGTCCTGAGTACGTTCCTGAAGCCAGGAACCTTCCCGCGAAGCCGACCCCTTGCATAACCTCGGGACAGATTTAGATTCGAGCGACCTCAAGGGTGACCGTTTTcttgggcgatccccaacagcTGGAAGGTAACATTTTGAGTTGAAAAAGAATATTTTGCTTAAAAGTAATTATGCCGAATCATTTTAAGGCACATTGAAAGACAAATTGTTTCAGTGGAGAGGAAACATATCTGACGATCTGCTTGAGCTCAAAGTTGCTTCTTAAATTGAAGATTTAcgatttctttttttcaaaacgTTGAATGTTGTTAGCAGACTAGCATattcatttttttgttttgaaaaatatGGTGCCATTCTTTTTAAATTTCACTTTAATTGTACATCCATATTCATTTAACTTTAATTGTACATCTATTTTAGTTTCACTTTAATTGTACATCGGTATTTGTACTCCAGAATATAAATATCCACTTTTTTCCAAGTTGGAACTGAAATGCCTAAATACTTTTTTTAATAGGCAGGAGAGTTGCAAGTCCTTTCTCTAGAAACCAACTTCATTTCATTTCCCTAAAATTCACATGTGTTAGAAACAAAACTAATataatgaacaaaaaaaaaccaTGAATTTCATGTTGACCTATCTGGATATTTGTCCTGTAAACTCATCAAGAGGCTGTAAAAACACAAAACAAAAGCTATTACAATGTCATTTTTAAGGGACTAATACGAAAAATGAGAAACTAACAAAGTCTATAAACAACTATATGCTGTACGGTAAAACCAGCTTATCTGGATTTGCCCTCTGTCAGCAATAAACAAAAATATACAGCAGAACAGAACTGTAAACAGAGAGAGgtctgaagaaaataaaaaaagataattACTATATTAGAAAGGTCTATgctcattttgttttttttccatgttTTAACGGGGAAGAGTATTGAATCAGTGTTCGATGTTTAGTGTACACCTGATCTTTCCTTAACATTTGTTGTCTAATATATTAGTCTACCCATGGCAAGTAGAATTGCTGATGCTTTGGAAAGACTTGTAAATGAGAAACAGTAtacatttgtttttttaagcCTACCTTCAAAGTGCAAAAGCTCATTAGACTTGCTATGACATAAAGGAAGTCTTTATTTATTTAAATGGATACATTGAATATTTGTCCCTGTGCTATCATATAGCATGAGTACTAATATTATTTATTTAAATGGATACATTGAATATTTGATAGATTTTTCTATTAGCAATGCTGGTGCCTCATGTTGGGTTTCATTCCCAACTTGCTTGGCAGTGGGCACTAAAAAGTTTCTTTGTTGCTGTTGTCATTATTGCTTTATCTATAACATGAGGTGTAGTCGCATACTTAGTATATTGAAAGTTTCCGCACAATGGCAGGTGGATTAATTCACCCTATACACTCTCATTTCTTATATAATgcaagctattcagctctcctgcatattaAAAAAATCTCCCACACAATATGGGATCTGAGAAAAGAAGGGCAACCTTCCTTTCTTATTTTGCAAGCATGTTAATTCGAACCCAAGACCTCGGGGATGTGCCTGGCTGGCCCCTCCTACCTGTCATGAGCTGAAGTTCTCCTTGGAATTAGGGTGGatgtagcaggctagcagccacagtccatttttcttttcatccgTAGTTCACTGAACTGAATAAGAACATTGCCTTTTTTAGCTATATGTCCTAGAAGATATTGTAATTTAatctttttttgaaacataTTGTAATTTAATCTCTCCCTGCAACATGGTAGCTATCACTCTTGTTGTTTCAATTTAATATGCTCGTGAGGCTGAAATATAATCTAAATAACTTCTGCAGTACATCacttattaattttttttatctcagGAGCAATATATGATGTCCTACTTGCAAATTTTTGCAATGTTTACATTGATGAATATCAATATTAGACTATTTCTGGGTGGTGCAACAAAAATTTTGTGGATTGTACCAATAGTTAAGTATACAGAATTAGCTACTGCAAGATGACAGGTGATAATAATATtagtttttctttaatttctatGGAATTAGTTTTTACAGTTCCAAGTTAAAACATGTAGAACTTAACTCTTGATATCTTCATATGTTTTCCGACCATCGGAAAGATATTCTGGTTTTTTAGTTCTTTTCCTCTCACAGAAATTTCAGTTCCAGGGTATGACCCCTGCCAGAGGCCTTACTGATTTCAGCATCCTCAATCCGAATTCTCAGAGTTCTTACTGTCTTCCACTTATCTGTAGTGATTCTACTGGAGTTATGTTCACTAGATCCAGTTAAAGGCTTCATAAATTTTGTTTGAAGGTGTAAATCTAGTAACAAACTGTCAGTTCTACTTCGTATCCCTAGCCTGTTTGCAACATAATGCATTTCTTATTCTCAGAAACTTTTTAACTCTGGTGGGCTCAAGTTGATGGTCCATGATCCAAAGCAGGACCCATAATGATTATTTAGCAGTGCCATTTAACGCTTGCCTTAGTGCTCGGAGATCAACCATAATTCGGTCCCAATCCTATTTACTAGCAACAAGGACCATACGTACTCATTCATTAGGGTGAGCCCAAAGCTAGCATGATGCCTAAATCCCTTCTTtacttcgtaataaatcctgtGGCATTCAAAGTTTATACCCCGGCACCACATACTTTCTGCATCAACGTCCTTGCCATGAGCGATTCATCTTCAGTGGCTACAGACGAAGTTTGGAGCATTTCATTGCGGACATGGATCGTCTGCACTCTGCAGTGATGCAGGAGGCATTGGAAGCCACCGACAATGTGTGACTGGTGAGGGAGtaggcccacatgtcagccaCTTTCCAATGACAGAGTTTGTCTCCTTCAGTAAGCCTCTAGTTGCATGTTTCTGGTAACCTTAGTTTTCTTGCCTCCACTCTGTGTGTTCCTGACTGTCATATAGATTTTCAGTAGTAAGAAATACCTAATATTCAACTTACAGGTGTACTTGCCATGCTCAACCATGTTTTTACTGTGTTTTTACTGCTTGTTTGACTCATTTGGATCATGATGATGAAGTCATGCGAAACCTGACACGCCATCAAAGCCCTCACCTGCCTGGTTGCCTTGCTTTGTGGAACATCTGGCCGCCAAAAGCCGTGTTATGTGGATATTCTGCTGTGCTGTACTGTCACCCAAGTCTACAACTGCAGATCTGGAAGAGCTGATCCAGGAACCAAGTTGGCTTCACTGAGGTGCCTGATACATTCAGgaattt
The genomic region above belongs to Setaria italica strain Yugu1 chromosome VI, Setaria_italica_v2.0, whole genome shotgun sequence and contains:
- the LOC101756669 gene encoding uncharacterized protein LOC101756669, whose amino-acid sequence is MATASRLLAPAPPPAAPPRCVRSNRVAVPRLRCRASAAASPAAGAALLERDGAPVAVREFVTLDELHAAVRLRIRTFYEYAVESVGAEDQRKALADREFEALQDRISGKMINFRRVSCINGTLPLSPSLMTAEELCSMCKFVEDGEERVVVGSLDLNQCLWLPDELTGMRPGVNEDSQTRAYLSNVCVAKELQKKGLGYALVDKSKKLAREWGITDLYVHVAINNIAGQKLYKKSGFVYEGEEPAWKARFLGRPRRLLLWLDMNKEPL